One window of the Zea mays cultivar B73 chromosome 3, Zm-B73-REFERENCE-NAM-5.0, whole genome shotgun sequence genome contains the following:
- the LOC100381705 gene encoding Anthocyanidin 5,3-O-glucosyltransferase, whose product MLFINANGQTELPGACHRSRKSQGQSRFPNPNQSCATARCARASEMDDVSVKQIAVLYPVGGVGHVGPMTQLAKVFLHHGYDVTMVLIEPPIKSTDSGAGFIERVAASNPSITFHVLPPTPAPDVASSTKHPFLLILELMRQYNDKLESFLRSIPRERLHSLVIDLFCTHAIDVATRLGVPVFKFFASGAGTLAIFTQLPALLAGRLTGLKELGDKPLQFLGVPPMPASHLATSLLESPEDELCRTSMEILERNAGTHGVLVNTFESLEQRALQALRDPLCVPGQALPPVYPIGPLVGTGTGRQEGDGGPQHECLAWLDAQPERSVAFLCWGSKGALPKEQLKETAVGLERCGQRFLWVVRTPAGRDGPGRYWEQRAEADLDALLPEGFVERTKDRGLVVTSWAPQVDVLNHPATGVFVTHCGWNSTLEAIAAGVPMLCWPLAGAEQRMNKVFITEDMGVGMEMEGYMTGLIKAEEIEGKLRLALESEEGTRLKKRALQLKKETEEAMEDGGSSEAAFLRFLSDVANVRG is encoded by the coding sequence ATGTTATTTATAAACGCGAATGGCCAAACAGAACTGCCTGGCGCCTGCCACAGATCGAGGAAATCCCAAGGTCAAAGTAGATTCCCAAATCCTAACCAGTCGTGCGCGACTGCGCGGTGCGCCCGTGCCTCAGAGATGGATGACGTATCCGTGAAGCAGATCGCCGTTCTGTACCCCGTCGGCGGCGTCGGGCACGTCGGGCCCATGACGCAGCTCGCCAAGGTCTTCCTCCACCACGGCTACGACGTCACCATGGTGCTCATCGAGCCGCCCATCAAGTCGACCGACTCCGGCGCCGGCTTCATCGAGCGCGTGGCCGCCTCCAACCCGTCCATCACCTTCCACGTCCTGCCGCCGACCCCGGCACCTGACGTGGCCAGCTCCACCAAGCACCCTTTCCTCCTCATACTGGAGCTGATGCGCCAGTACAACGACAAGCTCGAGAGCTTCCTCCGCTCCATCCCCCGGGAGCGCCTGCACTCCCTCGTCATCGACCTGTTCTGCACCCACGCCATCGATGTGGCGACGAGGCTGGGCGTCCCCGTATTCAAGTTCTTCGCCTCAGGCGCGGGGACTCTGGCGATCTTCACCCAGCTGCCGGCGCTGCTTGCCGGTAGGCTGACGGGCCTGAAGGAACTTGGGGACAAGCCGCTTCAGTTCCTCGGGGTGCCGCCCATGCCGGCGTCCCATCTCGCCACGTCGCTGCTGGAGAGTCCGGAGGACGAGCTGTGCAGGACCTCGATGGAGATCTTGGAGCGCAACGCGGGCACCCACGGCGTACTGGTCAACACGTTCGAGTCGCTGGAGCAGCGGGCCCTCCAGGCGCTGAGGGATCCCCTGTGCGTTCCCGGACAGGCACTGCCTCCAGTCTACCCCATCGGGCCGTTGGTTGGGACTGGGACGGGCAGACAGGAAGGCGACGGCGGCCCTCAGCACGAATGCCTCGCGTGGCTGGACGCGCAGCCGGAGCGCAGCGTCGCGTTCCTCTGCTGGGGGAGCAAGGGCGCCCTACCCAAGGAGCAGCTCAAGGAGACCGCCGTTGGCCTGGAAAGATGTGGGCAACGGTTCCTGTGGGTCGTGCGCACGCCGGCAGGCAGGGACGGGCCCGGAAGATACTGGGAGCAACGTGCCGAGGCGGATCTGGACGCGCTCTTGCCGGAGGGCTTCGTGGAGCGGACCAAGGACCGTGGCCTCGTCGTCACGTCGTGGGCGCCGCAGGTGGATGTGCTCAACCACCCCGCTACAGGCGTATTCGTCACCCACTGCGGGTGGAACTCGACGCTGGAGGCGATCGCGGCGGGGGTGCCGATGCTGTGTTGGCCACTGGCGGGCGCGGAGCAGaggatgaacaaggtgtttataaCCGAGGACATGGGCGTCGGGATGGAGATGGAGGGCTACATGACAGGTCTCATCAAAGCTGAAGAAATTGAGGGAAAACTGAGGCTAGCGTTGGAGTCCGAGGAGGGGACGAGGCTTAAGAAACGAGCGCTGCAACTGAAGAAAGAGACGGAGGAAGCGATGGAGGACGGTGGCTCGTCGGAGGCGGCATTTCTCCGATTCTTGTCAGATGTTGCAAATGTTAGAGGCTGA